One segment of Amycolatopsis alba DSM 44262 DNA contains the following:
- a CDS encoding PaaI family thioesterase: MTERTLESFAGIDPAFAGQQLNDKLGLEISEFGPERVVGSIPVEGNLQPYGLLHGGANAVVAEALGSMVCALNAGTDKATMGLELSCTHHRAVRSGRVTGVATPVHVGRGTVTAEIVLTDDQGRRSCTARLTCVVRERPPGA, translated from the coding sequence GTGACCGAACGAACCCTCGAATCCTTCGCCGGGATCGACCCGGCCTTCGCCGGACAGCAGCTCAACGACAAGCTCGGGCTCGAGATCAGCGAATTCGGTCCCGAACGCGTCGTGGGCAGCATCCCGGTGGAGGGCAACCTTCAGCCCTACGGCCTGCTCCACGGCGGGGCGAACGCCGTGGTCGCCGAGGCGCTCGGTTCGATGGTGTGCGCGCTCAACGCCGGCACCGACAAGGCGACGATGGGGCTCGAACTCTCGTGCACCCACCACCGGGCGGTCCGCTCCGGCCGGGTGACCGGCGTCGCGACCCCGGTGCACGTGGGCCGCGGCACCGTCACCGCCGAGATCGTGCTGACCGACGACCAGGGACGCCGGTCGTGCACGGCGCGGCTGACGTGCGTGGTGCGGGAGCGTCCGCCGGGCGCCTGA
- a CDS encoding alpha/beta hydrolase family protein yields the protein MTMSVELSGAIEGVAAGVPFVALPPSDESRPAPLVLTWHLLDAPFSEAAMAAALPMRELHAWRVHLGLPLTGKRFPEGGFEGFFRLASEDNVLNVVEPLTRQAEAEFPAAVAELRSRLSIEDGPVGLVGGSQGGGVALQMLTHAEIPVAAAALVNPVTQLAPVIAANERFFDVTYQWSDRSRAVANEYDYVRRAGELTAPVLLVIGEEDDVSITEPAAALHKALGERRSELVTIAGMAHGFAEAPGLEPAPQTGHAKLVDAELTRWFARHLAA from the coding sequence ATGACGATGAGCGTCGAACTGAGCGGAGCGATCGAAGGCGTGGCGGCGGGAGTCCCGTTCGTGGCGTTGCCGCCGTCGGACGAGTCGCGCCCGGCGCCGCTGGTGCTCACCTGGCATCTGCTGGACGCGCCGTTCAGCGAGGCGGCGATGGCGGCGGCGCTGCCGATGCGGGAACTGCACGCGTGGCGGGTGCACCTCGGGTTGCCGCTGACCGGGAAACGGTTCCCGGAAGGCGGTTTCGAGGGCTTCTTCCGCCTCGCGAGCGAAGACAACGTGCTCAACGTCGTCGAACCGCTCACCAGGCAGGCTGAGGCGGAATTCCCGGCGGCGGTGGCGGAGCTGCGCTCGCGGCTGTCCATTGAGGACGGTCCGGTGGGGCTGGTCGGCGGTTCGCAGGGCGGCGGGGTCGCGCTGCAGATGCTGACCCACGCCGAGATTCCCGTGGCGGCGGCCGCGCTGGTGAACCCGGTGACCCAGCTGGCGCCGGTGATCGCGGCGAACGAGCGGTTCTTCGACGTCACCTATCAGTGGTCGGACCGGTCCCGCGCGGTCGCGAACGAGTACGACTACGTGCGGCGGGCGGGGGAACTGACCGCGCCGGTACTGCTCGTCATCGGCGAGGAGGACGACGTCTCGATCACCGAACCGGCGGCGGCGCTGCACAAAGCGCTGGGGGAGCGGCGATCCGAACTCGTGACGATCGCGGGGATGGCGCACGGGTTCGCCGAGGCGCCGGGGCTGGAACCCGCTCCGCAGACCGGCCACGCGAAGCTGGTCGACGCCGAGCTCACGCGCTGGTTCGCCCGGCACCTAGCTGCCTGA
- a CDS encoding branched-chain amino acid ABC transporter substrate-binding protein, translating into MRFGRVFAVAAAASLALAGCAGGSSSSGSGDSSTLKIGFMGDLTGEGSGIVIPPRNGAKLAIEEYNKTNPATKLEFKEYDSQGKPEQATSLIATAVGKDKITALIGPAFSGESKAIGGQLEQNKIPSVSPSATGPGLAANGWKYWHRVVANDNDQGPAIANFLITSKSPKKAYVISDDQEYSVGLADAFEKTLKEKNVPTERDKFAKDASDYSSTAQKVKAANPDIILFGGYYAQGSRLLKQLRDSQVTATFATGDGSLDAQLVSGAGAAAAEKAVIGCPCNIKDAGTGDEFVTKYKAAYNVDPAIYSTEGYDAATAIINAVKAGNTTSEKINEYLKTIDFKGVSKQIKFKENGEPQTNAIYVYQVTGGVIKNLGASTEAKLNG; encoded by the coding sequence GTGCGTTTTGGACGGGTTTTCGCCGTCGCTGCGGCTGCGTCGCTGGCGCTGGCGGGCTGCGCGGGCGGCAGCAGCTCGTCCGGCAGCGGTGACAGCAGCACGCTGAAGATCGGATTCATGGGTGACCTCACCGGTGAAGGCTCCGGGATCGTGATTCCGCCCAGGAACGGCGCCAAGCTCGCGATCGAGGAGTACAACAAGACGAACCCGGCGACGAAGCTGGAATTCAAGGAATACGACAGCCAGGGCAAGCCCGAGCAGGCGACGTCGCTGATCGCGACCGCCGTCGGCAAGGACAAGATCACCGCGCTGATCGGCCCGGCCTTCTCCGGTGAGTCGAAGGCCATCGGCGGCCAGCTGGAGCAGAACAAGATCCCGAGCGTCTCGCCCTCGGCGACCGGCCCCGGCCTGGCGGCCAACGGCTGGAAGTACTGGCACCGTGTCGTCGCGAACGACAACGACCAGGGCCCGGCCATCGCGAACTTCCTCATCACCTCGAAGTCGCCGAAGAAGGCTTATGTCATCTCGGACGACCAGGAGTACAGCGTCGGTCTGGCGGACGCCTTCGAGAAGACGCTCAAGGAGAAGAACGTCCCGACCGAACGCGACAAGTTCGCCAAGGACGCGTCGGACTACTCCTCGACCGCGCAGAAGGTCAAGGCCGCGAACCCGGACATCATCCTCTTCGGTGGCTACTACGCCCAGGGCAGCCGTCTGCTCAAGCAGCTGCGTGACAGCCAGGTGACCGCCACCTTCGCCACCGGCGACGGTTCGCTCGACGCCCAGCTGGTCAGCGGTGCGGGTGCCGCGGCCGCCGAGAAGGCCGTCATCGGCTGCCCCTGCAACATCAAGGACGCCGGCACGGGCGACGAGTTCGTCACCAAGTACAAGGCCGCCTACAACGTCGACCCCGCGATCTACTCGACCGAGGGCTACGACGCCGCGACCGCCATCATCAACGCGGTCAAGGCGGGCAACACCACCTCGGAGAAGATCAACGAGTACCTGAAGACCATCGACTTCAAGGGTGTCTCGAAGCAGATCAAGTTCAAGGAGAACGGCGAGCCGCAGACGAACGCGATTTACGTCTACCAGGTCACCGGTGGCGTCATCAAGAACCTCGGCGCCTCGACCGAAGCCAAGCTCAACGGCTGA
- a CDS encoding S1 family peptidase, producing the protein MTSERRRWRVRLRDHRGRILGAGTMLDGEHLLTCAHVIEGHDDVAVDFVALPGVESGIAKIVAQAAPIGDDGGDIALLRLRDPEEQISGAPLHRTALEDNQPVRAYGFPCGSDGMWSLATVVGDGGHGLERVQLHRTADTEPITHGFSGSAVIADKTGHVVGMVATRYANEASRVSWMIPVETMLGYLPELRRWAEGSPAIDPSFVQHPEPPAIDVLFAREFARWLGGHGRSDVRVIIMGADDSAVAASLRRAVVLADREHGAGRSASGPTVPPVGSVVLAVDAVGKTADAVQRRISDRLDVAADSTAGRHGSGRTVVVYGVDESAEPDELVGEVLVPLAQRAHELGLRLALAFREETSPGVSVVRSSTDVLLAGEDDIEGRLALLENRLAELDRLEKDNLGDAPRFSDAPHVHPKARRLRGAVTQVRSAERDGETDWVKRQLPVCERAVAKTVERARDLRRLLDENLARRAELRARLDAYGEMARNSGLVEDVELDAAYAPAWRMLFEGPCDLGAAAVAVERYADTVRKRIDG; encoded by the coding sequence GTGACTTCCGAGCGCAGACGCTGGCGGGTGCGGCTGCGCGATCATCGTGGGCGGATCCTGGGCGCCGGGACCATGCTCGACGGCGAGCATCTCCTCACCTGCGCTCACGTGATCGAAGGCCATGACGACGTCGCGGTGGATTTCGTGGCGCTTCCCGGTGTCGAGTCCGGAATCGCGAAAATCGTCGCGCAGGCGGCGCCCATCGGAGACGACGGCGGGGACATCGCGCTGCTCCGGTTGCGTGACCCCGAGGAGCAGATCAGCGGGGCGCCGCTGCACCGGACGGCCCTCGAAGACAACCAGCCCGTACGCGCGTACGGCTTCCCGTGCGGCTCGGACGGCATGTGGTCGCTGGCGACCGTCGTCGGCGACGGCGGGCACGGTCTCGAGCGCGTCCAGTTGCACCGGACCGCCGACACCGAGCCGATCACGCACGGCTTCAGCGGTTCCGCGGTGATCGCCGACAAGACCGGGCACGTCGTCGGGATGGTCGCGACCCGGTACGCGAACGAGGCTTCCCGCGTCTCCTGGATGATCCCGGTCGAGACCATGCTCGGCTACCTGCCGGAACTGCGCCGCTGGGCCGAGGGCAGCCCGGCGATCGACCCGAGTTTCGTCCAGCACCCGGAACCGCCCGCGATCGACGTGCTGTTCGCCCGTGAATTCGCCAGATGGCTCGGCGGCCACGGCCGGTCGGACGTCCGGGTGATCATCATGGGCGCCGATGATTCCGCCGTCGCCGCCTCGTTGCGCCGCGCGGTCGTCCTCGCCGACCGTGAACACGGAGCGGGCCGGAGCGCGTCCGGGCCGACAGTGCCGCCGGTGGGCAGTGTCGTGCTCGCCGTCGACGCGGTCGGCAAGACCGCCGACGCGGTCCAGCGCCGCATCTCCGACCGGCTGGACGTCGCCGCGGACTCGACGGCAGGCCGTCACGGATCCGGCCGCACCGTCGTCGTCTACGGGGTCGACGAATCGGCCGAACCCGACGAGCTCGTCGGTGAGGTGCTCGTGCCGCTGGCCCAGCGCGCGCACGAACTCGGGCTGCGGCTCGCGCTGGCCTTTCGCGAGGAGACCTCGCCGGGGGTGAGCGTGGTCCGGTCGAGCACCGACGTCCTGCTCGCGGGCGAGGACGACATCGAGGGCCGTCTCGCGCTGCTGGAGAACAGGCTGGCCGAACTCGACCGGCTGGAGAAAGACAATCTCGGCGACGCGCCCCGCTTCTCCGACGCTCCGCACGTCCATCCCAAGGCCCGGCGGTTGAGAGGCGCTGTGACGCAAGTGCGTTCGGCGGAGCGGGACGGTGAAACCGATTGGGTGAAACGGCAGCTGCCAGTCTGTGAGCGAGCCGTGGCCAAAACCGTCGAACGTGCCCGTGACCTGCGCCGTCTCCTCGACGAGAACCTCGCCCGGCGCGCGGAACTCCGTGCCAGGCTCGACGCGTACGGCGAGATGGCCCGTAACAGCGGCCTCGTCGAAGACGTCGAACTGGATGCCGCCTACGCGCCCGCCTGGCGGATGCTCTTCGAAGGACCGTGCGACCTCGGGGCCGCGGCGGTCGCCGTCGAGCGGTACGCGGACACCGTACGGAAACGGATCGACGGATGA
- a CDS encoding serine/threonine-protein kinase, with translation MTACGRDGCPGALGKTGFCQVCGLPPGMPEEPTVVLPGPETPTRITGTVLTRSQQIAGHATADDRVPLPVVELPDVAGRLVTEPHVPEEERFCGKHGCTATPVGRSIGGGPAPAEGFCPVCRTPFSFSPKLAAGDVVDGRYHVLGCVARGGLGFVYLATDSGLGDRYVALKGLINTNNTAAVRIAETESQVLTALEHPNIVRIFDVVEHDDSRYIVMEFVDGYSLREIKNRGRAGLDSSEGRLLVEHVVAYGREILTALDYLHGEGLLYCDMKPDNVIHGEKRIKLIDFGAIRKIADDESPVVGTEHYQVPPRERVKHGLTVRSDIHTVGVTLRELFQASDGWSVVTDARGVRFGIESFLRVLDRATAPFEQRFATAREMLVQLDGVLDEILSLRDKQSRPVGSTLFTEGAVLLDAGLGQAPPLEHWTRGTPVSLGARPTAAEIAVGLPVPREDPEDPQANFLRAVRAPDAARLLKKLDRVTESVEVEFRRCRARLELGATVEGALAVADAERLLGDRAVHDWRVAWHRGLLALGEGDFAAAKEKFTAVYRDIPGEEPPKLALGLCEEHLNGAAAAERYYDALWVRDRSQVSAAFGLARVRLLRGNRAAAVEILDQVEEFSRYDEAARIAGVRVLSAPMPGTGDLPASAELDDAVVRLTALDLDGDALDRLVTAVRETGLAGVLLGQDGIGDGAILRATETGARTVLDSSYRRLAHHAPAPEAHDVLIDLANSVRPVTLV, from the coding sequence ATGACGGCCTGCGGACGGGACGGCTGCCCCGGCGCGCTCGGCAAGACCGGCTTCTGCCAGGTCTGCGGGCTGCCGCCCGGAATGCCGGAAGAGCCGACGGTGGTGCTCCCCGGCCCGGAGACACCGACCCGGATCACCGGCACGGTTCTCACCCGCTCCCAGCAGATCGCGGGTCATGCGACCGCGGACGACCGGGTCCCGCTGCCGGTCGTCGAACTCCCCGACGTCGCCGGCCGCCTGGTGACCGAACCGCATGTCCCGGAGGAGGAACGGTTCTGTGGCAAGCACGGCTGCACCGCCACCCCGGTCGGCCGCTCGATCGGCGGCGGGCCCGCGCCCGCCGAGGGATTCTGCCCGGTCTGCCGGACGCCGTTCTCCTTCTCGCCCAAACTCGCGGCGGGTGACGTGGTCGACGGCCGCTATCACGTACTCGGCTGCGTCGCGCGCGGCGGACTCGGTTTCGTCTATCTGGCAACGGATTCCGGGCTGGGCGACCGGTACGTCGCGCTCAAGGGCCTGATCAACACGAACAACACCGCCGCCGTGCGGATCGCGGAGACCGAGAGCCAGGTGCTCACCGCGCTGGAACATCCCAACATCGTCCGGATCTTCGACGTGGTCGAGCACGACGACTCCCGCTACATCGTCATGGAGTTCGTCGACGGGTATTCCCTGCGGGAGATCAAGAACCGCGGCCGGGCCGGGCTGGACTCCAGCGAGGGACGGCTGCTGGTCGAACACGTCGTGGCGTACGGGCGCGAGATCCTGACCGCGCTCGACTATCTGCACGGCGAGGGCCTGCTGTACTGCGACATGAAGCCGGACAACGTGATCCACGGTGAGAAGCGGATCAAGCTCATCGACTTCGGCGCCATCCGCAAGATCGCCGACGACGAAAGCCCGGTCGTCGGCACCGAGCACTATCAGGTGCCCCCGCGGGAACGGGTGAAACACGGGCTCACCGTCCGGTCCGACATCCACACCGTCGGCGTGACGTTGCGGGAACTCTTTCAGGCCAGCGACGGCTGGTCGGTCGTCACCGACGCACGCGGTGTCCGGTTCGGCATCGAGTCGTTCCTCCGCGTCCTCGACCGTGCGACAGCCCCGTTCGAGCAGCGGTTCGCGACCGCGCGCGAGATGCTGGTCCAGCTCGACGGCGTGCTCGATGAGATCCTTTCCTTGCGGGACAAGCAGTCCCGGCCCGTCGGATCGACACTGTTCACCGAGGGAGCGGTCCTGCTCGACGCGGGACTCGGCCAGGCGCCGCCGTTGGAGCATTGGACGCGGGGGACACCCGTCTCGCTCGGCGCACGCCCGACCGCCGCGGAGATCGCCGTCGGCCTGCCGGTGCCGCGCGAGGATCCGGAGGATCCGCAGGCGAACTTCCTCCGGGCCGTCCGCGCGCCCGACGCGGCCCGGTTGCTGAAGAAGCTCGACAGGGTGACCGAGTCGGTCGAGGTCGAGTTCCGCCGGTGCCGGGCGAGGCTGGAACTCGGGGCGACCGTCGAAGGCGCGCTGGCGGTGGCGGACGCCGAAAGGCTGCTCGGTGACCGCGCCGTCCACGACTGGCGGGTGGCGTGGCACCGGGGCCTGCTCGCGCTCGGCGAGGGCGATTTCGCGGCGGCCAAGGAGAAGTTCACCGCCGTGTACCGCGACATCCCCGGCGAGGAGCCGCCGAAACTCGCACTGGGCCTGTGCGAGGAGCACCTCAACGGCGCGGCCGCCGCCGAGCGGTACTACGACGCCTTGTGGGTTCGCGACCGGTCGCAGGTCAGCGCCGCGTTCGGGCTCGCGCGGGTCCGGCTGCTGCGTGGCAACCGCGCCGCCGCCGTCGAGATCCTCGACCAGGTCGAGGAATTCTCGCGCTACGACGAGGCGGCGCGGATCGCCGGGGTGCGGGTGCTGTCCGCGCCGATGCCGGGGACCGGGGATCTCCCGGCGTCGGCCGAACTCGACGACGCCGTGGTCCGGCTGACCGCCTTGGACCTCGACGGTGACGCCCTCGACAGGCTGGTGACGGCCGTGCGCGAGACCGGGCTGGCCGGGGTGCTGCTCGGGCAGGACGGGATCGGCGACGGCGCGATCCTGCGCGCCACCGAAACGGGCGCCCGCACGGTGCTGGACAGCTCGTACCGGCGGCTCGCCCATCACGCGCCCGCGCCGGAAGCGCACGACGTCCTGATCGATCTCGCCAACTCGGTGAGACCGGTTACGTTGGTGTGA
- the polA gene encoding DNA polymerase I, with amino-acid sequence MSPSENTTIANATPATAQAERPKLLLIDGHSMAYRAFFALPAENFKTKTGQTTNAVFGFTSMLINLLRDEAPTHLAVAFDLSRKTFRSETFKEYKANRSATPDEFKGQVGLVEDVLKVLGIPALTKENYEADDIIATLTTQATADGFDVLICTGDRDALQLVTDQVTVLYPKRGVSEMTRFTPEAVEEKYGLTPAQYPDFAALRGDPSDNLPSIPGVGEKTAAKWIRQFGSFNELIDRVDEVKGKVGDALREHLGAVMLNRQLTELIRDVELELAPAGLELRPWDREAVHALFDELEFRVLRDRLFATLQSAEPEAEEGFEVSGAKLAPGALTEWLSAHTGQDQPVGLAFRTTGASVRSDLRAITFAAADGEGAYVDVTTMDAEDDKALTAWLADEKIQKIGHELKVALHAVQARGWAFAGLVMDTALAAYLVRPGQRTFELDDLALRYLHRELRSEADTGDGQLSLLDGGAEDLEQKEIQAELVKARAVAELAGALTKELEELGGAQLLVDLELPLLQVITGLEAAGIAVDIEHLTNLESHYLGRVTQAADEAYAVIGKQVNLGSPKQLQVILFDELGMPKTKRTKTGYTTDAEALQSLFEKTEHPFLQHLLEHRDATRLRTTVEGLIKAVADDGRIHTTLLQTIAATGRLSSVDPNLQNIPIRTEEGRRIRDAFIVGDGYTELMTADYSQIEMRIMAHLSRDDGLIQAFNSGEDLHTFVASRAFSLPPEEITPELRFRVKAMSYGLAYGLSAYGLSQQLRISTEEAKEQMEAYFSRFGGVRDYLHSVVGDAAKVGYTETIFGRRRYLPDLNSDNRQRREMAERMALNAPIQGSAADIIKVAMLNVHKALTEAKLKSRVLLQVHDELVLEVAEGEREELEALVRQGMGSAYELAVPLEVSVGYGRSWNDAAH; translated from the coding sequence GTGAGCCCGAGTGAGAACACGACCATTGCCAACGCCACACCCGCCACCGCACAGGCCGAGCGGCCCAAGCTGCTGCTGATCGACGGCCATTCGATGGCGTATCGCGCGTTCTTCGCGCTGCCCGCGGAGAACTTCAAGACGAAGACCGGGCAGACGACGAACGCGGTGTTCGGGTTCACCTCGATGCTCATCAACCTGCTGCGCGACGAGGCGCCGACCCATCTCGCGGTGGCGTTCGACCTCTCCCGCAAGACGTTCCGCTCGGAGACGTTCAAGGAGTACAAGGCCAACCGCAGCGCCACCCCGGACGAGTTCAAGGGCCAGGTCGGGCTGGTCGAGGACGTGCTCAAGGTCCTCGGCATCCCCGCGCTGACCAAGGAGAACTACGAAGCCGACGACATCATCGCCACGCTCACGACACAGGCGACCGCCGACGGCTTCGACGTCCTCATCTGTACGGGCGACCGCGACGCGCTCCAGCTGGTGACCGATCAGGTCACCGTGCTGTACCCGAAGCGCGGCGTGTCGGAGATGACCCGCTTCACGCCCGAAGCGGTCGAGGAGAAGTACGGCCTCACCCCGGCGCAGTACCCGGACTTCGCCGCCCTGCGTGGAGACCCCTCGGACAACCTGCCCAGCATCCCCGGCGTCGGCGAGAAGACGGCCGCGAAGTGGATCAGGCAGTTCGGGTCCTTCAACGAGCTGATCGACCGGGTCGACGAGGTCAAGGGCAAGGTCGGCGACGCGCTGCGCGAGCACCTCGGCGCCGTGATGCTGAACCGCCAGCTCACCGAGCTCATCCGCGACGTCGAGCTGGAGCTCGCCCCGGCAGGGCTCGAGCTGCGCCCGTGGGACCGCGAGGCCGTCCACGCGCTGTTCGACGAGCTCGAGTTCCGCGTCCTGCGAGACCGGCTCTTCGCCACCCTGCAGAGTGCCGAGCCCGAGGCCGAAGAGGGCTTCGAGGTCAGCGGCGCGAAGCTCGCTCCGGGCGCGCTCACGGAGTGGCTGTCCGCGCACACCGGGCAGGATCAGCCGGTCGGCCTGGCGTTCCGCACCACCGGGGCCTCGGTCCGGTCCGATCTGCGGGCCATCACCTTCGCGGCCGCGGACGGCGAAGGCGCGTACGTCGACGTCACCACGATGGACGCCGAAGACGACAAGGCGCTCACCGCGTGGCTCGCCGACGAGAAGATCCAGAAGATCGGCCACGAGCTCAAGGTCGCGCTGCACGCCGTCCAGGCACGGGGCTGGGCGTTCGCCGGGCTCGTCATGGACACCGCGCTCGCCGCGTACCTGGTCCGCCCCGGTCAGCGCACCTTCGAGCTCGACGACCTCGCCCTGCGGTACCTGCACCGTGAGCTGCGGTCCGAGGCCGACACCGGCGACGGGCAGCTTTCGCTGCTCGACGGCGGCGCCGAGGACCTGGAGCAGAAGGAGATCCAGGCCGAGCTGGTCAAGGCCCGCGCGGTCGCCGAGCTGGCGGGCGCGCTGACCAAGGAACTCGAAGAACTCGGTGGCGCGCAGCTGCTCGTCGACCTGGAACTGCCGCTGCTCCAGGTGATCACCGGGCTCGAAGCGGCGGGGATCGCGGTCGACATCGAGCACCTGACGAATCTGGAATCGCATTACCTCGGCCGGGTCACCCAGGCCGCGGACGAGGCGTACGCGGTCATCGGCAAGCAGGTCAACCTCGGTTCGCCGAAGCAGCTCCAGGTGATCCTGTTCGACGAGCTCGGCATGCCGAAGACCAAGCGCACCAAGACCGGCTACACCACCGACGCCGAGGCGCTGCAGAGCCTGTTCGAGAAGACCGAGCACCCGTTCCTGCAGCATCTGCTGGAACACCGGGACGCGACCCGGCTGCGCACCACGGTCGAGGGCCTGATCAAGGCGGTCGCCGACGACGGCCGCATCCACACCACACTGCTGCAGACGATCGCCGCCACCGGGCGGCTCTCCTCGGTCGACCCGAACCTCCAGAACATCCCGATCCGCACCGAGGAAGGCCGCCGCATCCGCGACGCGTTCATCGTCGGCGACGGCTACACCGAGCTGATGACGGCGGACTACAGCCAGATCGAAATGCGGATCATGGCGCACCTCTCGCGCGACGATGGGCTGATCCAGGCCTTCAACAGCGGCGAGGACCTGCACACCTTCGTGGCGTCCCGCGCGTTCTCGCTGCCGCCGGAGGAGATCACGCCGGAACTGCGGTTCCGGGTCAAGGCGATGTCGTACGGCCTGGCGTACGGGCTTTCGGCGTACGGGCTTTCGCAGCAGCTGCGGATCTCGACCGAAGAAGCCAAGGAACAGATGGAGGCGTACTTCTCCCGCTTCGGCGGCGTGCGCGATTACCTCCATTCGGTCGTGGGCGACGCGGCGAAGGTCGGTTACACCGAAACGATCTTCGGCCGCCGCCGGTATCTGCCGGACCTCAACAGCGACAACCGCCAGCGCCGGGAGATGGCCGAGCGGATGGCGCTCAACGCCCCCATCCAGGGCAGCGCGGCCGACATCATCAAGGTCGCCATGCTGAATGTGCACAAGGCGCTGACCGAGGCGAAGCTGAAGAGCCGCGTGCTGCTCCAGGTCCACGACGAACTCGTCCTCGAAGTCGCGGAAGGCGAGCGCGAGGAACTGGAAGCGTTGGTGCGTCAGGGAATGGGCTCGGCGTACGAGCTCGCGGTACCGCTGGAGGTCTCGGTCGGATACGGCCGGTCCTGGAACGACGCTGCACATTAG
- a CDS encoding LysR family transcriptional regulator: MDLDTAQVRAFVATADHGHFGRAAESLFLTQQALSKRIRKLEDTLSVQLFRRTNRSVELTPDGDRFLPHARELIRAADAAVAAMGLQDRPPRLDIIDPRLSPMYMLRRVAQRDPALAVERVTGRGLVNALDPLVRGEIDLAFGRVADLGRDVPAELEHRLVRLEPLVALLAPEHPLAGNAVLKLSDLRGDGIWIPQLGGPVEWLSYLQRLCKEFGVPIDDSGVSYDLRHTLEQTRYGKQRVTLAGADMDLASDLNLRVLPFEPSPLFPWSVVWRRGEGLALRRLLALVGRTSHEEGWCTYDPERSWLPDDDLRQLGAGRTSA, from the coding sequence ATGGATCTCGACACGGCTCAGGTGCGGGCGTTCGTCGCGACCGCCGACCACGGTCATTTCGGTCGCGCGGCAGAATCCCTGTTCCTCACGCAGCAAGCGCTGTCGAAACGGATCCGGAAGCTCGAGGACACCCTGTCGGTCCAGCTCTTCCGGCGCACCAACCGGTCCGTCGAGCTGACCCCCGACGGCGACCGCTTCCTCCCGCACGCGCGCGAGCTGATCCGCGCGGCGGACGCCGCCGTCGCCGCGATGGGCCTGCAGGACCGGCCACCCCGCCTCGACATCATCGATCCGCGCCTCTCCCCGATGTACATGCTGCGGCGCGTCGCGCAGCGCGATCCGGCGCTCGCCGTCGAACGCGTCACCGGGCGAGGGCTCGTCAACGCCCTCGACCCGCTGGTCCGCGGCGAGATCGACCTCGCGTTCGGCCGCGTCGCGGATCTCGGCCGCGACGTGCCCGCGGAACTCGAGCACCGGCTCGTCCGGCTCGAACCACTGGTCGCGCTTCTCGCCCCGGAACACCCGCTCGCGGGCAACGCCGTCCTGAAACTGTCCGATCTCCGGGGTGACGGCATCTGGATTCCGCAATTGGGCGGCCCGGTCGAATGGCTTTCTTATTTGCAACGCCTATGCAAAGAATTCGGCGTCCCGATCGACGACTCGGGCGTCAGCTACGACCTCCGGCACACACTGGAACAGACGCGTTACGGAAAGCAGCGGGTCACTCTCGCCGGCGCCGACATGGACCTCGCCTCCGATCTCAACCTGCGGGTCCTGCCCTTCGAGCCGTCGCCGCTGTTCCCGTGGTCGGTCGTGTGGCGGCGCGGCGAAGGCCTGGCCCTGCGGCGCCTGCTGGCGCTCGTGGGCCGGACCAGCCACGAAGAAGGTTGGTGCACCTACGATCCCGAAAGATCCTGGCTACCGGACGACGACCTCAGGCAGCTAGGTGCCGGGCGAACCAGCGCGTGA